The proteins below come from a single bacterium genomic window:
- a CDS encoding DUF1080 domain-containing protein has translation MKRLMIMMFAVAVCLFYGCAARTKFTPLFDGRTLDGWEVREGPADIWEVGDGVIILNGEGHERGWLGTKGRYRNFVLSCEWKIAVDGNSGIYLRMADDPDQNPAYDAIEIQICDDSGPSYLGKDPIELSGGIYAVVGASKRMFRGPGTWNRFVITCIGPKITLEYNGETVLDIDARTYHTPFSWFDRMRQPLSSRPREGYIALQTHGSKAWFRNIGIREIK, from the coding sequence ATGAAGCGTCTGATGATCATGATGTTTGCCGTCGCGGTGTGCCTGTTTTACGGCTGTGCGGCGCGGACGAAATTCACGCCGCTGTTCGACGGCAGAACCCTCGATGGATGGGAAGTCAGGGAGGGACCCGCGGATATCTGGGAGGTCGGGGACGGCGTCATAATCCTCAACGGGGAGGGACATGAACGGGGCTGGCTCGGCACAAAGGGGCGCTACAGGAATTTCGTGCTGTCCTGCGAATGGAAAATCGCGGTGGACGGCAACAGCGGGATTTACCTCCGTATGGCGGACGATCCCGACCAGAATCCGGCCTATGACGCTATCGAGATTCAGATTTGCGACGACAGCGGGCCGTCATACCTCGGGAAGGACCCCATCGAGCTGAGCGGGGGCATCTACGCCGTTGTCGGAGCATCGAAACGGATGTTCCGCGGCCCGGGTACATGGAACAGGTTCGTGATAACCTGCATCGGCCCGAAAATCACACTCGAATACAACGGGGAAACAGTTCTCGATATCGATGCGCGGACATACCATACGCCGTTCAGCTGGTTCGACCGGATGCGGCAGCCGCTCTCGTCGAGACCCCGCGAGGGTTATATCGCCCTCCAGACCCACGGCTCGAAAGCGTGGTTCAGGAATATCGGGATACGGGAGATAAAATAG
- a CDS encoding T9SS type A sorting domain-containing protein, whose product MNLHHGVRSLCFFVMLLAAHRSSAQIVYPCDHRYGAVASWSQCTDVLVPSTRYDAELWGFKYNLALTVFDSPFSITVTTDKSECSQTGRLSWEVYFQIDRWVNPDGWEYPKDYKYYSEKDYPYIPDYFLKEWTEVGQHYFPDVTVGAVKPYKYPNHGQQLYDLSGGRYGYNWQNGRSGEIDVVSDLIVYHREWVKQISGRYPSCFSYRMGEIGVRYAMEKWFIAGRNSAFNASGKSRTSYGVSKITGKYLGYPDRFNYTADEAICQPSSTRYWDCWNTKLSSQAFETRIEGIAYCESVLEKTLENHGWYNDFTHWHDTCKDDLEVFFASQRFAIGDAFVFTGGYGECMQHRFLRDSVDNITTRWEGNTCIIEVHESNWIGGLPIEVFSIPLSVQVDLSGTALAGNDITSNDSPGIRKIAPNLFSVDVPFTAQGNFLPVHIAPTTTPHYLDFVRPNFLSITAADRILTVETDKPVRLALFWTKRDEPEYETVILCRCNDLATKHVIDFNDTALLTYGGKRSWTDVETGDIYIGAITETKQSTLSNVYHYGEEYVSVESPSLPLRFTLSQNYPNPFNSSTTLRYEIPEEERVAIRVYSILGQEIRTLLDETVPPGVHTAIWDGRDDRGGDVSSGVYICSVQAGGKNMVRKLVLMK is encoded by the coding sequence ATGAACCTTCACCACGGCGTCCGCAGTCTCTGTTTTTTTGTCATGCTTTTGGCCGCGCACCGCTCGTCCGCCCAGATTGTCTATCCCTGCGATCACCGGTACGGCGCTGTGGCATCATGGAGCCAGTGTACCGATGTTCTTGTGCCCTCGACACGGTATGATGCGGAGCTGTGGGGTTTCAAATACAACCTCGCCCTCACGGTTTTCGATTCGCCGTTTTCCATAACTGTCACCACCGACAAATCAGAATGCTCGCAGACTGGAAGGCTGAGCTGGGAAGTCTATTTTCAGATCGACCGGTGGGTCAATCCAGACGGCTGGGAGTACCCGAAGGATTACAAGTACTATTCGGAAAAAGATTATCCGTATATCCCCGATTATTTCCTTAAGGAATGGACCGAAGTCGGGCAACATTATTTCCCCGATGTGACTGTCGGGGCAGTGAAACCCTACAAATACCCCAATCACGGCCAGCAGCTTTATGATCTCAGCGGCGGCAGGTACGGTTACAACTGGCAGAACGGCAGATCGGGGGAAATCGATGTGGTGAGCGATCTTATAGTCTATCACCGTGAATGGGTGAAGCAGATATCCGGCCGTTATCCCTCGTGTTTCAGTTACCGTATGGGAGAAATCGGCGTACGGTATGCCATGGAAAAATGGTTTATTGCGGGGAGGAATTCCGCTTTCAACGCTTCGGGAAAAAGCAGAACTTCGTACGGTGTCTCAAAGATCACCGGAAAGTACCTCGGGTATCCCGACAGGTTCAATTATACCGCCGATGAAGCGATCTGCCAGCCCTCCTCGACACGGTACTGGGACTGCTGGAATACAAAGCTCAGTTCACAGGCTTTTGAAACACGGATAGAGGGAATCGCATACTGCGAGTCGGTTCTCGAAAAGACGCTCGAAAACCACGGCTGGTATAACGATTTCACCCACTGGCACGATACCTGCAAGGACGATCTCGAAGTTTTTTTTGCCAGCCAGCGATTCGCGATTGGCGATGCATTCGTGTTTACGGGGGGATATGGGGAGTGCATGCAGCACCGGTTTCTCCGCGACTCTGTGGACAACATCACAACTCGCTGGGAAGGCAATACGTGCATTATCGAGGTGCATGAAAGCAATTGGATCGGAGGTCTTCCGATCGAGGTGTTTTCCATTCCCCTTTCAGTCCAGGTCGATCTCAGCGGAACGGCGCTCGCTGGGAACGACATAACATCCAATGACTCGCCGGGCATACGGAAGATAGCGCCGAATCTCTTCAGCGTCGATGTGCCTTTTACGGCGCAGGGCAATTTTCTCCCTGTTCACATCGCACCGACAACGACACCCCATTACCTTGATTTCGTAAGGCCCAACTTTCTCTCGATCACCGCCGCGGACAGGATTCTCACAGTAGAGACCGACAAACCCGTGCGGCTTGCACTGTTCTGGACTAAGCGCGATGAGCCTGAGTACGAGACGGTCATTCTCTGCCGGTGCAACGATCTTGCTACAAAACATGTCATCGACTTCAACGATACGGCTCTGCTCACCTACGGCGGCAAGCGGTCATGGACGGATGTCGAGACAGGCGACATCTATATCGGCGCAATCACCGAAACGAAACAATCCACCCTCTCTAACGTGTATCATTACGGCGAGGAGTATGTCAGTGTTGAATCCCCTTCCCTGCCGCTCCGGTTCACCCTCTCGCAGAATTATCCGAATCCGTTCAATTCCTCGACAACCCTCCGTTATGAAATCCCCGAAGAAGAGAGAGTCGCCATCCGGGTCTACAGTATCCTCGGCCAGGAGATCAGGACTCTCCTCGATGAGACGGTTCCCCCGGGAGTTCACACGGCGATATGGGACGGCAGGGATGACAGGGGCGGGGATGTGAGCAGCGGGGTCTACATCTGCTCGGTCCAGGCGGGAGGGAAAAACATGGTGAGGAAGCTCGTGCTCATGAAATAG
- a CDS encoding methyltransferase domain-containing protein gives MNQKIPNGQKGKSVKTVPAITRTWGPVSDLERHLPSEWWKTLFNSLYLKTDGDVVENPDNTKRDIDLVMQIAALEPNDHILDLCCGQGRHSMELGRRGFRNVTGIDRSHYLIRLARKRAKSEKLSITFREGDARRVRFQGEQFHCVMLLGNSFGYFEQKSDDEMLLNNVTNLLIPNGILVLDVVDGEWMHDHFEPRSWEWIDQNHFVCRERALAQDGERIVSRELIAHAEKGVLADQFYAERLYTRDQLESLLDTCGYRLVHFHSTIESDSTRGQDLGMMAHRLILTAQAPKRVVKMTRKKAPLFPHVTVLMGDPTLPDRVKLNGKFNSEDFETILRLKSALEELDDYTFTYMDNHQNLIRTLLKNPPQFVFNLCDEGFRNNPFMELHVPSVLEMLDVPYSGAGPACLGLCYDKNLTRAVAESLEIPVPLESVLGPEDIAVTLPATFPALIKPNFGDSSMGITKDAVVNDTMELMNYVDWLRKTYGQCSILVQEFLTGPEYSISVIGNPGLTYRTLCPLEVDYSGLEAGLPQILGYESKWDPESPYWTQVSYKPANLGEDIQRQLIDYSVKLFERLGCCDYARFDYRTDSQGTIKLLEVNPNPGWCWDGKVNIMAGFDGLRYADLLRMIIEAAQERIAAQ, from the coding sequence TTGAATCAGAAAATCCCTAACGGGCAAAAGGGCAAATCTGTCAAAACCGTTCCCGCCATAACGAGAACCTGGGGACCTGTCTCAGACCTGGAACGTCATCTTCCATCCGAATGGTGGAAGACACTGTTCAACTCTCTCTATCTTAAAACCGATGGCGATGTCGTTGAAAATCCTGACAACACGAAACGTGACATCGACCTTGTCATGCAGATTGCAGCATTGGAACCCAATGACCATATTCTCGATCTCTGCTGCGGTCAGGGGCGGCATTCAATGGAACTGGGAAGACGGGGCTTCCGTAACGTAACCGGCATCGACCGTTCGCATTACCTTATTCGGCTTGCCCGGAAACGTGCAAAATCCGAAAAGCTCTCCATAACATTCCGTGAAGGTGATGCCCGCAGAGTTCGTTTCCAGGGTGAACAGTTTCACTGTGTGATGCTGCTCGGCAACTCGTTCGGGTATTTTGAGCAGAAGAGCGACGACGAGATGCTGTTGAACAATGTTACGAACCTTCTTATTCCCAATGGGATCCTTGTACTCGATGTTGTCGATGGCGAATGGATGCACGATCATTTCGAACCCCGTTCTTGGGAGTGGATAGACCAGAATCATTTCGTCTGCCGTGAGCGCGCTCTTGCCCAGGACGGTGAGCGAATCGTATCGCGCGAGTTGATAGCGCATGCTGAAAAAGGAGTGCTCGCCGACCAGTTCTATGCCGAACGTCTCTACACCCGTGATCAGCTCGAGAGTCTCCTCGATACGTGCGGTTACCGTCTGGTGCATTTTCACAGCACGATCGAATCCGACTCCACGAGGGGTCAGGACCTCGGAATGATGGCTCACCGTCTCATCCTCACCGCACAGGCGCCGAAACGGGTGGTGAAAATGACCCGCAAAAAAGCGCCGTTGTTTCCTCATGTCACCGTACTCATGGGTGATCCCACCCTTCCCGACCGTGTCAAGCTGAACGGGAAATTCAACAGCGAGGATTTTGAGACCATCCTGAGACTGAAATCGGCGCTCGAAGAGCTCGATGATTATACATTCACATATATGGACAACCATCAGAATCTTATCCGTACTCTTCTCAAAAATCCGCCCCAGTTTGTGTTCAATCTCTGTGACGAGGGATTCAGGAACAACCCGTTTATGGAGCTCCATGTGCCCTCTGTTCTCGAAATGCTCGATGTCCCCTATTCCGGAGCGGGTCCGGCCTGTCTCGGGCTCTGTTACGACAAGAATCTGACCAGGGCGGTCGCGGAATCCCTCGAAATACCGGTTCCCCTCGAATCGGTTCTCGGACCGGAAGACATAGCGGTGACCCTGCCGGCAACATTTCCCGCGCTCATCAAGCCCAATTTCGGTGACAGCAGCATGGGAATCACCAAGGATGCGGTCGTCAACGACACCATGGAACTCATGAATTATGTGGACTGGTTACGGAAAACATACGGCCAGTGTTCCATCCTTGTGCAGGAATTTCTGACCGGCCCGGAATATTCCATCAGTGTTATCGGAAATCCGGGGTTGACATACAGGACGCTCTGTCCGCTCGAAGTAGATTATTCGGGACTGGAAGCTGGCCTTCCGCAGATTCTCGGGTATGAATCAAAGTGGGACCCCGAATCGCCCTACTGGACACAGGTTTCTTACAAGCCCGCCAACCTCGGGGAAGACATACAGCGTCAGCTGATCGATTATTCCGTCAAGCTTTTCGAACGTCTCGGATGCTGCGATTATGCCCGGTTCGATTACAGAACCGACAGCCAGGGAACGATCAAGCTTCTTGAGGTCAATCCCAATCCCGGCTGGTGCTGGGACGGCAAGGTGAATATCATGGCCGGGTTCGACGGTCTCCGGTATGCCGATCTTCTGCGGATGATCATCGAAGCCGCGCAAGAGCGGATCGCCGCACAGTAA
- a CDS encoding HD domain-containing protein yields MNVDAQQHLKELIFLSCELAEVNDFDVLMEKILKSAREFVNCDAGSIYIKRENNLVFSYTQNDTLRKNLAPGQKLIYTTHTIPIDNNSIAGYVAVTGKNLNIQDAYSLPPNLPFHFDKSYDELSHYNTRSILTVPLKTSSGDIVGILQLINALNPRGKAVPFREEFEPYVDYFANCAANALERALLTRTILLRLIKMTELRDPNETGDHVRRVAGFSLEIYEKWAKNHGISHKEILHSADILHMAAMLHDVGKAAISDLILKKPGKLSPDEYETMKRHTIFGAQLFSSPTSEYEKAAQIVALNHHEWFDGTGYPGHVDLMTGLPLEGHTDSSGKPLPKMGGEIPIFGRVVALADVYDALSFQRIYKDAWDQDRVMATIQSERGTHFDPEVVDALLESLPVIRNIAERYS; encoded by the coding sequence ATGAACGTTGATGCACAGCAGCACCTGAAAGAACTCATCTTCCTCAGCTGTGAGCTGGCCGAGGTAAACGATTTTGACGTTCTCATGGAGAAAATCCTGAAATCCGCCCGTGAATTTGTAAACTGCGATGCGGGTTCCATCTACATAAAACGTGAAAACAACCTCGTCTTCAGCTATACGCAGAACGATACTCTCCGGAAGAATCTCGCTCCCGGCCAGAAGCTCATCTATACAACCCATACCATTCCCATAGACAACAATTCGATTGCCGGATATGTCGCCGTGACGGGGAAAAACCTCAACATTCAGGATGCATATTCCCTGCCGCCGAATCTGCCGTTCCATTTTGACAAGAGTTATGACGAGCTTTCCCACTACAACACCCGATCCATCCTGACAGTCCCCCTGAAAACGAGCAGCGGCGATATTGTCGGTATTCTTCAGCTTATCAATGCGCTCAATCCGCGCGGCAAAGCTGTTCCGTTCAGGGAGGAATTCGAGCCCTATGTCGATTACTTCGCCAACTGCGCCGCAAACGCGCTCGAACGGGCTCTTCTCACGAGGACAATTCTTCTCCGTCTCATCAAGATGACCGAGCTCCGCGACCCGAACGAGACAGGAGACCATGTCCGCCGGGTTGCCGGTTTCTCGCTCGAGATATACGAAAAATGGGCGAAAAACCATGGCATTTCCCATAAGGAGATACTCCATTCTGCGGATATCCTCCATATGGCCGCCATGCTCCATGATGTGGGGAAAGCCGCTATTTCCGACCTGATTCTGAAAAAACCGGGAAAGCTGTCTCCCGATGAATACGAAACCATGAAACGGCACACAATCTTCGGCGCCCAGCTTTTCAGCAGCCCGACCTCCGAGTACGAAAAAGCCGCCCAGATTGTCGCCCTCAACCACCACGAGTGGTTCGATGGCACCGGATACCCGGGTCATGTGGACCTGATGACCGGTTTGCCGCTCGAAGGGCATACCGACAGCAGCGGGAAACCGCTCCCGAAAATGGGCGGGGAGATTCCCATTTTCGGCCGTGTGGTCGCGCTCGCGGATGTGTACGATGCCCTTTCGTTTCAACGCATCTACAAAGATGCGTGGGATCAGGATCGTGTTATGGCGACGATTCAGAGTGAGCGGGGAACCCATTTCGATCCCGAGGTCGTGGACGCTCTTTTGGAAAGCCTTCCTGTTATCCGCAACATCGCCGAGCGGTATTCGTAA
- a CDS encoding HD domain-containing protein: MIQHEYERLQELLKLSTDLAEVKDFDVLMERILKAARDFVGCDAGSIYIREGNRLKFSYTQNDTLQSRLETGRKLLYNTFTVPISNESIAGYVALTGEMLNIPDAYALSGSLPYRFDRSFDENARYRTLSILTVPLKKNNNQVIGVLQLINARSSEGTIIPFDPGVEFYVTYFASNAAVGLERAQLMRGILLRMISMAELRDPSETGIHVNRVGGYSVEIFDEWARENGLSRTEIDKQRDTLRMAAMLHDVGKVAISDTILKKPGRLDVEEFETMKMHTVLGARLFLNTFSDLEVAARDVALNHHEKFNGAGYPGHVDPFTGKPVPGKTDSDGRPLPKRGEDIPLFGRIVALADVYDALSSQRSYKKAFDEDRVLSIIHEESGKHFDPEIAAAFFSALPSIHAISRRYE, encoded by the coding sequence ATGATACAGCATGAATACGAACGTTTACAGGAGCTGCTGAAGCTGAGCACCGATCTCGCCGAGGTCAAGGACTTCGATGTGCTCATGGAGCGGATACTCAAGGCAGCCCGTGATTTTGTCGGCTGCGATGCGGGTTCTATCTATATCAGGGAAGGCAACCGGCTTAAATTCAGCTACACGCAGAACGATACCCTTCAGTCAAGGCTCGAAACGGGAAGGAAGCTCTTATACAATACCTTCACGGTTCCCATCAGCAACGAATCCATCGCGGGTTATGTGGCGCTTACCGGCGAGATGCTCAACATTCCGGACGCTTACGCGCTCAGCGGCAGTCTCCCGTACCGTTTTGACAGGAGTTTCGACGAGAACGCCCGTTACCGTACCCTCTCCATCCTCACCGTGCCGCTCAAGAAGAACAACAATCAGGTCATCGGCGTTCTCCAGCTCATCAACGCCAGGTCAAGCGAGGGAACGATCATCCCCTTCGATCCCGGAGTGGAATTCTATGTCACGTATTTTGCCAGCAACGCGGCGGTCGGCCTCGAACGGGCGCAGCTCATGAGGGGTATTCTGCTCCGCATGATAAGCATGGCGGAACTCCGTGACCCGAGCGAGACAGGCATCCATGTCAACCGGGTCGGAGGTTATTCCGTGGAAATATTCGACGAATGGGCGCGTGAAAACGGGCTATCCCGGACGGAAATCGACAAACAGCGCGACACGCTCCGTATGGCCGCCATGCTCCACGATGTGGGGAAGGTTGCCATATCCGACACGATTCTCAAAAAACCGGGCCGTCTCGACGTAGAGGAATTCGAAACCATGAAGATGCATACCGTGCTCGGGGCGCGGCTGTTTCTGAACACGTTTTCGGACCTCGAGGTTGCGGCGCGGGATGTCGCGCTCAATCACCATGAAAAATTCAACGGCGCCGGGTATCCGGGGCATGTCGATCCCTTCACGGGGAAGCCGGTTCCCGGTAAAACGGACAGCGACGGCAGGCCCCTCCCGAAACGGGGCGAAGACATTCCGCTCTTTGGCCGCATTGTCGCGCTCGCCGATGTCTACGATGCGCTCTCGTCACAGCGGTCGTACAAGAAAGCTTTCGACGAAGACCGCGTTCTGTCGATAATCCATGAAGAGAGCGGCAAACACTTCGACCCGGAAATAGCCGCCGCGTTTTTCTCCGCGCTGCCCTCGATACACGCGATCAGCCGGCGCTACGAATAA
- a CDS encoding VanZ family protein — MFTAMHERNPFLVYCGPAIGYGVIIFGMSSLPGSAIRLYPFPYFDKLLHVLEFGLLGIFLYRAFRLYRPLRHPYMLSLAAGIPYGALDEIHQLFVPGRQCDIADFAADVLGIALFAAMSSRQHRKDSQNITR, encoded by the coding sequence TTGTTCACGGCGATGCATGAACGGAATCCGTTCCTTGTTTACTGTGGCCCCGCCATAGGATACGGAGTGATCATTTTCGGCATGTCTTCACTGCCGGGGAGCGCCATCAGGCTGTACCCTTTCCCGTATTTCGACAAGCTGCTGCATGTTCTGGAATTCGGGCTTCTGGGAATATTTCTGTACAGGGCATTCCGTCTCTACCGGCCTCTGCGGCATCCGTACATGCTGTCGCTGGCGGCGGGCATCCCATACGGCGCGCTCGACGAGATTCACCAGCTCTTTGTGCCGGGCCGTCAGTGCGATATTGCTGATTTTGCGGCGGATGTACTGGGAATAGCGCTTTTTGCGGCGATGTCATCCCGCCAGCACCGGAAAGATTCACAAAACATCACACGATGA
- the purM gene encoding phosphoribosylformylglycinamidine cyclo-ligase has product MEHDAYREAGVDIDAAMATKRTIRDMVRSTFRPEVLTDIGSFGGLFKPDFSGIVKPVLVSSADGVGTKLKVACMTGRHDTVGADLVNHCCNDILVMGARPLFFLDYLAYSRHDDTMVCSVISGMTRACRENRCALVGGEMAELPDVYHPGEYDLAGVIVGVVSEQRILDGSRVSDGDRILGLASTGLHTNGYSLARRLLFQTAGLAPGDMLPGTETTVADALLAVHRSYGPSILPFLDDTTIHAMAHITGGGFTGNIDRTLPGHLDALIDLDSWPVPPLFRFMAKTGGLSEKELYRTFNMGIGLTVTVGAKDAAAAANLLRSSGEEVYEIGRVVPGSREVRLVHGDA; this is encoded by the coding sequence ATGGAGCATGATGCATACAGGGAAGCCGGTGTCGATATCGATGCCGCAATGGCGACAAAACGCACCATAAGGGACATGGTCCGCTCGACCTTCAGGCCCGAAGTCCTTACCGACATCGGCTCGTTCGGCGGTCTTTTCAAACCCGACTTTTCGGGGATCGTCAAGCCGGTGCTGGTCTCTTCGGCCGATGGCGTGGGCACAAAACTCAAGGTGGCATGCATGACCGGCCGTCACGACACCGTGGGAGCCGATCTGGTCAACCACTGCTGCAACGATATCCTTGTGATGGGTGCGCGCCCCCTGTTTTTCCTCGATTACCTGGCATATTCCCGTCATGACGATACCATGGTCTGTTCGGTGATTTCGGGGATGACCCGCGCATGCAGGGAAAACCGCTGCGCCCTCGTCGGGGGTGAGATGGCCGAGCTTCCCGATGTTTACCATCCGGGAGAATACGATCTTGCGGGAGTAATCGTCGGTGTCGTGAGCGAACAGCGTATTCTGGACGGTTCGCGGGTGTCCGATGGCGACCGTATCCTGGGGCTGGCATCGACCGGTCTCCATACAAACGGGTATTCCCTGGCGCGCAGGCTTTTGTTTCAGACAGCGGGTCTTGCTCCCGGGGATATGCTGCCGGGAACCGAAACCACAGTAGCGGATGCCCTTCTCGCGGTACACCGCTCGTACGGTCCTTCCATACTCCCGTTCCTCGATGATACCACCATTCATGCAATGGCGCACATCACCGGCGGGGGATTCACCGGAAACATCGACCGGACTCTTCCGGGACACCTCGATGCGCTCATCGATCTGGACAGCTGGCCTGTCCCGCCTCTGTTCCGGTTCATGGCGAAAACAGGCGGTCTCAGCGAAAAGGAGCTGTACCGTACGTTCAACATGGGAATCGGCCTGACAGTCACCGTGGGCGCGAAGGATGCAGCCGCAGCGGCGAATCTTCTCCGTTCATCGGGCGAAGAAGTTTACGAGATAGGCCGTGTTGTGCCCGGGTCACGGGAGGTTCGTCTTGTTCACGGCGATGCATGA
- a CDS encoding metalloregulator ArsR/SmtB family transcription factor — protein sequence MVRSSSSDLIKENELEKMSETLKAVAHPVRLQIVNILMSGERSVGELVKTLGTKQSLTSQQLSILKSRGVLRSRRNGNVVYYSLENSGVKNIMASILSELA from the coding sequence GTGGTACGTTCATCATCATCAGACCTGATCAAAGAAAACGAGCTCGAGAAAATGTCCGAAACATTAAAAGCAGTGGCTCATCCTGTCCGGCTTCAGATTGTCAACATTCTCATGAGCGGCGAGCGTTCTGTAGGCGAGCTTGTTAAAACACTGGGAACCAAGCAGTCCCTTACCTCACAGCAGTTGAGCATCCTGAAGTCCAGAGGGGTTCTCAGATCGAGAAGGAACGGCAACGTCGTCTATTATTCTCTCGAGAACAGCGGTGTCAAAAATATAATGGCTTCGATTCTCAGTGAACTTGCATAA
- a CDS encoding MFS transporter has protein sequence MTAVLAITSIYSLGMIGTVIGAFKLELARSLDIDNARVGGLISVMTFTSMVVSLVLGVLVDTIGYRPVAASGFVLAAISVYMLVSARKYGSAVFACFIMGTGWMSLMTFGNNLITRVLFDGLNPSAALNFGHVFGALGALTPPLVIGLFVRRFGFRHTGNFFTVLLLIPLPFVLFTVFPDIHSRFVPAQALVLLSNPAVIIFSCALFCYGGIESSFSSWITTYANSLKFTDRAANITLSIFWLSLMGGRLAAAMYVSPLTETAVLITCIIIVVLVLVILVKNEHKGIATAAVIVAGFTLGPMFPIIAGKAVAKVDPLFRGSAFGVIFAAGVLGGSTIPALIGIHSRSGKHFRKSLVIPLAVACTLCAILMSARHM, from the coding sequence ATGACAGCGGTTCTTGCGATTACAAGCATATACAGTCTTGGTATGATCGGCACCGTTATCGGCGCTTTCAAGCTCGAACTGGCGCGATCGCTCGACATCGACAATGCACGTGTCGGCGGGCTCATATCCGTCATGACCTTTACGAGCATGGTGGTGTCGCTTGTGCTCGGAGTTCTTGTCGATACCATCGGCTACCGTCCCGTGGCAGCATCAGGGTTTGTCCTTGCCGCGATTTCGGTATATATGCTCGTTTCCGCCCGGAAATATGGCAGCGCCGTGTTTGCATGTTTCATCATGGGTACAGGCTGGATGAGCCTCATGACATTCGGCAATAACCTCATCACCCGTGTGCTGTTCGACGGCCTGAATCCTTCCGCCGCGCTCAATTTCGGCCATGTTTTCGGCGCGCTGGGCGCCCTGACCCCGCCGCTCGTGATCGGACTGTTCGTTCGCCGTTTCGGATTCCGTCACACGGGGAATTTTTTCACGGTTCTGCTGCTGATTCCGCTCCCGTTTGTGCTGTTTACGGTGTTTCCGGATATTCACAGCCGGTTTGTCCCTGCGCAGGCTCTTGTGCTCCTTTCCAATCCCGCCGTCATCATTTTCAGCTGCGCCCTGTTCTGTTACGGCGGTATCGAAAGCTCCTTTTCCTCGTGGATTACCACATATGCGAACAGCCTGAAATTCACCGACCGCGCCGCGAACATCACGCTTTCGATTTTCTGGCTGAGCCTTATGGGCGGCCGGCTCGCTGCAGCGATGTATGTGTCTCCCCTCACAGAAACGGCCGTATTGATCACGTGCATCATTATCGTGGTTCTGGTTCTCGTGATTCTGGTAAAAAACGAGCATAAGGGTATTGCCACTGCGGCGGTGATCGTTGCAGGCTTCACACTCGGCCCCATGTTTCCCATAATCGCCGGGAAGGCGGTGGCAAAAGTCGATCCGCTCTTCCGCGGGAGCGCTTTCGGGGTCATCTTCGCGGCGGGAGTACTCGGCGGGAGCACCATTCCCGCGCTCATCGGTATTCATTCCAGATCGGGGAAACATTTCCGCAAAAGCCTCGTAATACCCCTTGCTGTTGCCTGCACGCTGTGTGCTATTCTCATGTCCGCCCGTCATATGTAA